In one Cercospora beticola chromosome 1, complete sequence genomic region, the following are encoded:
- a CDS encoding uncharacterized protein (BUSCO:EOG09260B65), whose protein sequence is MESQVESAIELAFNPTTDQNLKAQAYEFLNVLKQDPNAWQVCLALFTQQPAPSEVVRLVCLEVVNNAVQTQRLDRGGLSDVRYRLMEYVRRRYSPGSAETDTPTIQNKVTQTLTYLFTSLYASDWTEFFDEFIALASSGSEIGADGAYGGAVLLLRILGSIHDEIADVMIPRTQDEQRRSTELKDLIRARDVNKIATVWQEILSRWRQLDLALVEMCLRTIAKWVSWIDIWLVINERIQSALLEIAGQQGTFSADSREAKARDAAIDTFTETVGKKMQPNDKIELINYLNLGSIVGQLVVSPALAELRSTSDYDTDLAETVAKLVNNVVFDVVKVLDNDNIDAQTRTKADEQLQTFVPYLLRFFADEYDEICSAVIPSLTDLLTMFRKLNKSKGGLPGHYSAMLQPILDAIIAKMKYDDTANWGDEDEQTDEAEFQELRKRLHVLQQTVAAVDETMYMDTLTRVVANTLGQLGSEDRPNWRDLDLALLEMHHFGELAIRNGGLYSKSKPTSEAASRLVEMMSTLVASDLARYPHPAVQLQYMELCVRYVQFFEQNATGIPKVLENFVTFIHSDQNKVRLRSWYLFQRFVKHLRAQLGEFAQTIVQAVSDLLTIKAELPDDKDEDDDSSGDGISTDGAFQNQLYLFEAIGQVSSTHNVATPTKVAIAKLVIEPLSQDLNNHLASARNGDERAILQVHHVIMALGSLANGYSDWTPGAQASTPPPPEVAQEFESAGETVLLALENLKHNSELRAAARHAFSRFLGVLGSRVLPQLPRWIEGLLSSASSNDEMAMFLRTLGQVVYGFKTEISTILDQLLTPLLQRVFTGFSQEITGTDDEIQLKELRREYLNFVLVILNHDLGSVLVSPANQGMFDTFVASITRFSCDTSDPQSARLAFAVLNRITSIWGGPDIAVGSDAVAQPALPGFDTFILSQFAPLPWTLVSSQGFNAQDAQVRSVLLEAAALQWTILRKNGMAYNTQLQNELRNLGAGDDGIQSYLTSISGDVLVFRKFFSTFIAQAKR, encoded by the coding sequence ATGGAAAGTCAGGTTGAGAGCGCCATTGAGCTCGCTTTCAACCCAACCACCGACCAGAACCTCAAGGCACAAGCGTATGAGTTTCTGAATGTCTTGAAACAGGATCCCAACGCGTGGCAAGTctgcctcgcgctcttcacaCAGCAGCCTGCTCCTTCCGAGGTGGTACGGCTTGTCTGCCTAGAGGTCGTCAACAATGCTGTGCAAACACAACGCCTAGACCGCGGTGGTTTGAGCGATGTCAGATACCGCTTGATGGAATATGTTCGTCGACGGTACAGTCCCGGCTCGGCGGAAACAGACACACCAACCATTCAGAACAAAGTCACGCAGACCCTCACTTACCTTTTCACCTCCCTCTACGCCTCAGACTGGACCGAGTTCTTCGACGAGTTTATTGCACTTGCCAGCTCAGGATCGGAAATTGGTGCAGATGGAGCGTATGGTGGTGcagtcctgctgctgcgaattCTTGGATCCATTCATGACGAGATTGCCGATGTGATGATTCCAAGGACCCAAGACGAGCAGAGACGCAGTACAGAACTCAAAGACTTGATCCGGGCCAGGGATGTCAACAAGATCGCAACAGTCTGGCAGGAGATTCTGTCCAGATGGAGGCAGCTGGATCTTGCCTTGGTAGAGATGTGCTTGCGGACGATCGCCAAATGGGTCAGCTGGATCGACATATGGCTTGTCATCAATGAACGCATCCAAAGCGCCCTCTTAGAAATTGCCGGCCAGCAGGGAACATTCAGCGCGGACAGCCGAGAGGCAAAAGCACGCGATGCCGCCATTGACACCTTCACTGAAACTGTTGGCAAGAAGATGCAGCCAAACGACAAGATTGAACTTATCAATTACCTCAACTTGGGCTCCATCGTCGGACAGCTCGTTGTCAGTCCTGCGCTCGCGGAACTGCGCTCAACTTCTGATTACGACACCGACCTTGCGGAAACAGTGGCTAAACTGGTGAATAACGTCGTATTCGATGTGGTCAAGGTcctcgacaacgacaacattGATGCCCAAACGAGAACGAAGGCCGACGAGCAACTGCAGACATTTGTACCTTATCTGCTACGCTTCTTCGCCGATGAATACGATGAGATCTGTTCGGCCGTGATTCCTTCATTGACAGATCTGCTCACCATGTTTCGCAAACTCAACAAGTCGAAAGGTGGACTTCCTGGTCACTATTCGGCAATGTTGCAGCCGATCTTGGACGCCATCATTGCCAAAATGAAATACGATGATACTGCCAACTGGggtgacgaggatgagcagACCGACGAAGCTGAATTCCAGGAGCTCAGAAAGCGCCTACATGTCCTGCAGCAGACCGTTGCAGCCGTCGACGAAACCATGTACATGGACACGTTGACTAGGGTTGTGGCAAACACCTTGGGACAACTTGGCTCAGAGGATCGTCCGAACTGGAGGGATCTCGACCTGGCTCTGTTGGAGATGCATCACTTCGGCGAGCTGGCCATCAGAAATGGTGGCTTGTACAGCAAAAGCAAGCCTACTTCCGAGGCCGCTTCGCGATTAGTTGAAATGATGTCGACCCTGGTCGCCTCGGACCTGGCGAGGTATCCGCACCCGGCGGTGCAGCTGCAGTACATGGAATTGTGCGTTCGTTACGTGCAGTTCTTCGAACAAAATGCCACCGGAATTCCCAAAGTGCTCGAGAATTTCGTGACCTTCATCCACAGTGATCAGAATAAGGTCCGACTCCGGTCGTGGTATCTATTCCAGCGCTTTGTCAAACACTTGCGAGCACAGCTGGGCGAGTTCGCCCAGACCATCGTACAGGCTGTCTCTGATCTTTTGACGATCAAAGCGGAGCTTCCAGACGAcaaggatgaggacgacgactctTCGGGCGATGGGATTTCTACTGATGGCGCTTTCCAAAACCAGCTATATCTGTTCGAAGCCATTGGGCAAGTGTCGTCGACGCACAATGTGGCGACACCGACGAAGGTCGCCATCGCGAAACTGGTCATTGAACCGCTCTCACAGGATCTGAACAACCATCTAGCCTCAGCTAGAAACGGAGACGAGAGAGCGATCTTGCAGGTACACCACGTTATCATGGCACTCGGTTCGCTCGCGAACGGATACTCGGATTGGACTCCTGGTGCTCAAGCCAGcactccaccaccaccagagGTAGCGCAGGAGTTTGAGTCTGCCGGCGAGACAGTGCTGCTTGCACTCGAGAATCTCAAGCACAACTCAGAGCTGCGAGCTGCCGCCCGCCACGCTTTCTCTCGCTTCCTGGGAGTTCTTGGATCGCGCGTGCTGCCACAGCTTCCACGTTGGATTGAAGGTCTCTTGTCATCTGCTTCGTCCAACGACGAGATGGCAATGTTCCTTCGCACCCTGGGCCAAGTCGTTTATGGCTTCAAGACCGAGATCTCTACCATTCTTGACCAGCTGCTAACGCCGCTCCTGCAGCGCGTTTTCACTGGCTTCTCGCAAGAGATCACAGGCACCGACGACGAGATTCAGCTGAAGGAGCTGAGGCGCGAATATCTCAACTTTGTTCTGGTGATCTTGAACCACGATCTCGGCTCTGTGCTCGTTTCGCCTGCGAATCAAGGCATGTTTGATACTTTCGTGGCTTCCATCACGCGCTTCTCCTGCGACACGTCAGATCCTCAGAGCGCACGACTGGCCTTCGCGGTCTTGAATAGAATCACAAGCATCTGGGGCGGTCCGGACATAGCTGTCGGCAGTGATGCAGTCGCCCAGCCAGCCTTGCCAGGCTTCGACACTTTCATTCTCTCGCAGTTTGCACCTCTACCATGGACCCTGGTGTCAAGTCAAGGCTTCAATGCGCAAGACGCGCAAGTGAGGAGTGTGCttctcgaagctgcagcgctGCAATGGACGATTCTGCGTAAGAACGGGATGGCCTACAACACTCAGTTGCAAAACGAATTGCGCAACCTTGGTGCTGGTGACGATGGCATTCAATCTTATCTTACGAGCATAAGCGGAGATGTGCTCGTGTTCAGGAAGTTCTTCAGTACGTTCATTGCTCAGGCGAAGAGGTGA
- a CDS encoding uncharacterized protein (CAZy:GT62), with product MAVSRSLRRNHTITYVLSAMLGVGFLWFLFGDSTTMPSISTAPRQLLKSKDAASNALSPPSLPFRKPASLGPNEVAPPPPVVHYHMNNVTATADPIGNRESILILTPLARFYQEYWDNLVKLSYPHDLISLGFIIPKGREGNIATQQLQDRISKTQAPTNKNRFASITILRQDSEPPTAQTESERHAMAAQKERRAAMSKARNSLLFTTLGPTTSWVLWLDSDIVETPPSLIQDLASHDKPIIVPNCYQRYYNKEKDAQDVRPYDYNSWQDSEIAKGLADKMGPDEILLEGYAEMATYRSLMAKLADLNGDPQKEMELDGVGGTALLVKGDVHRDGAMFPPFPFYHLIETEGFAKMARRLGWKSWGLPNYFVYHYNE from the exons ATGGCCGTCTCACGCTCATTACGGAGGAATCACACCATCACCTATGTGCTCTCGGCGATGCTGGGAGTCGGGTTTCTGTGGTTCCTCTTTGGCGATAGCACCACGATGCCCTCGATATCGACTGCACCGCGGCAACTGCTAAAAAGTAAAGACGCCGCATCGAATGCGCTGTCTCCGCCCTCATTGCCCTTTCGCAAGCCTGCCAGCTTGGGCCCGAACGAAGTagcacctccgccgcccgTGGTGCACTATCACATGAACAACGTGACCGCGACCGCGGACCCCATAGGCAACCGCGAGTCCATCCTCATCCTGACCCCTCTGGCCCGCTTCTACCAGGAATATTGGGACAATCTGGTCAAGCTGTCATATCCTCATGATTTAATTTCTCTGGGTTTCATTATACCCAAGGGCCGTGAAGGCAACATAGCAACGCAACAATTACAAGATAGGATATCAAAAACACAGGCGCCGACGAATAAGAATCGCTTTGCCTCTATCACCATTTTGCGACAGGACAGCGAACCACCGACCGCCCAGACCGAGTCGGAGCGGCATGCCATGGCTGCACAGAAAGAGCGACGGGCTGCCATGAGCAAGGCAAGGAACAGCTTACTCTTCACCACGTTGGGCCCCACCACATCTTGGGTATTATGGTTGGACAGCGACATTGTAGAGACACCGCCGAGCCTGATTCAAGATCTGGCGTCACACGATAAGCCCATCATCGTGCCAAATTGCTATCAGCGGTATTATAACAAAGAGAAGGATGCGCAAGATGTCCGACCTTACGACTACAACAGCTGGCAGGACTCGGAGATTGCGAAGGGGCTCGCGGATAAAATGGGCCCGGATGAGATTCTGCTCGAGGGCTACGCCGAAATGGCTACGTACAGATCGCTCATGGCGAAACTGGCTG ATCTCAACGGAGACCCGCAAAAGGAAATGGAATTGGACGGAGTTGGCGGCACTGCTCTTCTCGTCAAGGGAGATGTTCACAGGGACGGCGCAATGTTTCCGCCTTTCCCATTTTACCACTTGATTGAAACCGAGGGCTTTGCTAAAATGGCCCGTAGGCTGGGCTGGAAGTCATGGGGACTGCCCAATTATTTT GTATACCACTACAACGAATGA
- a CDS encoding uncharacterized protein (CAZy:GT8) has translation MADHVNAKPKRVVDSDKVWTTLITNTAYLSGLLTLDASLKFAGSKYPLVALYTDTFPPEGHAALDARRIPKQRVNYLLPTSSKDYSNDPRFYDCWSKLTPFSLTEYERVVQLDSDMLVLQNMDELMDIPLDGADRAGLGDRVFAASHACVCNPLKKPHYPKDWIPENCAFTSQHSTPDAAQEAGAPPAAGLAMPNGGLQVVVPSNDVYNLILKRLDDPSIMQYDFADQSLLGDLFYGRWVALPYTYNALKTLRWKGVHDAIWRDDRVKNVHYILSPKPWDESEEDKKNEKRDGANQWWWDINVKRLEKEKKEGIDDGF, from the coding sequence ATGGCCGACCACGTGAATGCAAAGCCAAAGCGTGTCGTGGACAGCGACAAGGTCTGGACGACCCTCATCACCAACACGGCTTATCTCTCCGGTCTGCTCACACTCGACGCATCGCTCAAATTCGCTGGGTCGAAGTATCCGCTCGTCGCCTTGTATACCGATACCTTCCCACCCGAGGGCCATGCAGCACTCGATGCCCGCCGAATTCCTAAGCAGCGCGTCAACTACCTGCTCCCAACGTCGTCCAAGGATTACAGCAACGACCCTCGCTTCTACGACTGCTGGTCCAAACTCACGCCCTTCAGCCTCACCGAATATGAGCGCGTCGTACAGCTCGATAGCGATATGCTGGTGCTACAGAACATGGACGAGTTGATGGACATTCCACTCGACGGTGCTGATCGCGCAGGATTGGGAGACCGGGTCTTCGCAGCCAGCCATGCCTGTGTCTGCAATCCGCTGAAGAAACCACATTACCCCAAAGATTGGATTCCTGAGAACTGCGCTTTCACTTCCCAACATTCGACCCCGGATGCTGCGCAAGAAGCCGGAGCACCACCTGCTGCGGGTCTCGCGATGCCAAATGGCGGCCTGCAGGTGGTCGTACCGTCAAATGATGTGTACAATCTGATTCTGAAGCGTCTTGATGACCCTTCGATCATGCAATATGATTTCGCAGATCAATCCTTGCTAGGAGATTTGTTCTATGGGCGCTGGGTCGCTTTGCCATACACCTACAATGCGCTCAAGACGTTACGGTGGAAAGGCGTGCACGACGCAATATGGAGAGACGATAGGGTGAAGAATGTGCATTACATCTTGAGCCCCAAGCCTTGGGATGAGAGCGAGGAGGATAAGAAGAATGAGAAAAGGGATGGCGCCAATCAGTGGTGGTGGGACATCAATGTGAAGAGGTTggaaaaggagaagaaggaaggcaTCGATGATGGATTTTGA
- the ARF6 gene encoding ADP-ribosylation factor, Arf Arf6, which translates to MGQKISKLMNQIFGSKEMRLLMLGLDAAGKTTILYKLKLDTDVTTIPTVGFNVETVTYKNTKFNVWDVGGQDKIRPLWRHYFSGTQGLIFVIDSNDRDRMEEARSELARIIQDREMKDALLLVFANKQDIPGAMRPKEVSDMLDLQRIAKDHTWKVEPSCATTGEGIFEGLAWLSSNVKVPNQK; encoded by the exons ATGGGGCAGAAGATCTCCAAGCTCATGAACCAGATCTTCGGATCGAAAGAGATGCGCCTGTTGATGCTGGGTCTCGACGCTGCAGGCAAGACGA CAATCCTTTATAAGCTAAAGCTTGACACCGATGTGACCACCATCCCCACAGTCGGCTTCAACGTAGAGACAGTCACGTACAAGAACACCAAGTTCAACGTGTGGGATGTAGGTGGACAGGATAAGATTCGCCCCTTGTGGCGACACTATTTCAGCGGGACGCAGGGTTTGATCTTCGTCATCGACTCCAATGATCGGGACAGAATGGAAGAGGCGAGGAGCGAATTGGCTCGAATCATCCAAGATCGCGAGATGAAGGATGCTTTGCTGCTGGTATTCGCCAACAAACAGGATATCCCTGGAG CCATGAGACCCAAGGAGGTCTCAGACATGCTCGACTTGCAGCGCATCGCCAAGGACCACACCTGGAAAGTTGAGCCCAGTTGCGCGACCACTGGCGAAGGAATCTTCGAAGGACTCGCATGGCTCAGCAGCAATGTCAAAGTCCCCAACCAAAAGTGA
- the PMI1 gene encoding Mannose-6-phosphate isomerase, which translates to MQVPLLRLQCGCNSYEWGKIGPESAAARYAASTPSGDFSIQQDKPYAELWMGTHPSNPSKDLTTGRTLLDLVQDNQALMSTAISKRYDQKLPFLFKVLSINKALSIQAHPNKKLAEQLHAKDPQHYPDDNHKPEMTIAITPFDGLCGFRPLGEIAHFLKNVPTLRQLVGEEAARNFEKTITGQETTDDGDKTQQNKKALQAAFSSLMTSSAEDIEKAATQLIEQAKSEGAEFAGSGVDATSGKELADLMIRLDGQFPNDIGLFVTFFLNYVKLEVGEAMFLKADDIHAYLSGDIIECMASSDNVIRAGFTPKFKDVDTLTSCLTYSYAPISEQKMDPVDYAYVKMNTTAYSSNSSSILYDPPIEEFSVVKTDINASGGKVTFDPIEGPAIVICTKGQGKISVGNKTEEIKEGHVYFVGATAELVIESTGSEPLVTFRAFCELDDKTTNGNL; encoded by the exons ATGCAAGTCCCACTGCTCCGGCTGCAATGCG GCTGTAACAGTTATGAATGGGGCAAGATTGGCCCAGAATCAGCAGCTGCCCGTTATGCAGCCTCGACCCCATCTGGCGATTTCTCAATTCAACAGGACAAGCCCTACGCAGAA CTATGGATGGGTACACATCCTTCCAATCCCTCCAAGGACCTTACCACCGGCCGCACATTGCTTGATCTCGTCCAAGACAATCAAGCATTGATGTCGACCGCCATCTCCAAGCGCTACGACCAGAAGTTGCCATTCCTGTTCAAAGTTCTGAGCATCAACAAAGCTCTATCGATCCAAGCTCACCCAAACAAGAAGCTAGCTGAGCAGCTACATGCTAAGGATCCGCAGCACTATCCAGATGACAATCACAAGCCGGAAATGACCATTGCCATCACTCCCTTCGATGGTCTCTGTGGCTTTCGACCCCTTGGCGAGATCGCCCACTTCTTGAAAAACGTTCCGACTCTGCGACAGCTTGTTGGCGAGGAAGCTGCACGCAACTTTGAGAAGACAATAACCGGCCAAGAAACCACTGACGATGGCGACAAGACCCAGCAAAACAAGAAGGCTTTACAGGCAGCATTTTCGTCCTTGATGACAAGCTCTGCGGAGGATATCGAGAAAGCAGCAACACAGCTTATCGAGCAAGCAAAATCGGAAGGCGCGGAGTTCGCCGGTTCTGGAGTCGACGCGACGTCTGGAAAAGAATTGGCGGACTTGATGATTCGTCTGGACGGCCAGTTCCCCAACGATATTGGACTCTTCGTGACGTTCTTCCTAAACTATGTCAAGCTGGAAGTCGGAGAGGCGATGTTTCTCAAAGCAGACGATATCCACGCGTACTTGTCTGGCGATATCATCGAATGTATGGCCTCATCGGACAACGTCATTCGTGCCGGCTTCACCCCCAAATTCAAGGACGTCGACACTCTGACCTCTTGCTTGACGTACTCGTATGCACCAATTTCTGAGCAGAAGATGGATCCTGTCGACTATGCCTACGTGAAGATGAACACGACCGCATACAGCTCGAACTCCAGCTCCATTCTGTACGACCCACCGATTGAGGAGTTCAGCGTTGTGAAGACAGACATAAATGCATCGGGAGGCAAGGTAACTTTTGATCCAATCGAAGGACCTGCCATTGTCATCTGCACCAAAGGTCAAGGCAAGATCAGCGTGGGCAACAAGACCGAGGAGATCAAAGAGGGACATGTGTATTTCGTTGGCGCCACTGCCGAGCTCGTGATCGAGAGCACGGGTAGTGAGCCTCTGGTCACCTTCAGAGCATTCTGTGAGCTGGATGACAAGACCACAAACGGCAATTTGTAG
- a CDS encoding uncharacterized protein (BUSCO:EOG09263817) — protein sequence MSARSRGRANPNQDADEERRLWKEIKDKAKDVDVMVARSNEIGQEVLEVETQQAALLEADKPSDAALDERLEKLYRENVKLCEEVSHIIEGKSNDMNLLDSINILAGLREASEESAAQMQAAQSHRSASGKLSRAPKKGGAKGGSAVTATTEDVDEVSAAPSPRISLGPRLTAKEKTSRSGSIATTRETSVKIEDGAESVASSADGTSTATGPVKGSANNRPSNRLVLKLNEVVFCRHDMKNADPKNLPEGEGILCRVTAVIGEGKQRRYEVQDADTLGEPPPPQRASVAQLLQIPDSNKGLPDLPAKKQVIAQYPDTTTFYKADVSEPWKAKDLGNEKGEMVRLIFQEDVEAREVERRFVLLDGK from the exons ATGTCTGCACGTAGCAGAGGTCGTGCAAATCCCAATCAGGATGCCGACGAAGAGCGGCGGCTGTggaaggagatcaaggacaaggcGAAGGATGTGGATGTGATGGTG GCGCGATCAAATGAGATTGGGCAGGAGGTCCTCGAAGTAGAAACGCAACAAGCTGCGCTGCTAGAAGCAGACAAACCAAGCGATGCGGCGCTCGACGAGAGGCTAGAGAAGCTCTACAGAGAGAATGTCAAGCTCTGCGAAGAAGTATCGCACATCATCGAAGGCAAGTCGAACGACATGAACCTCCTCGACAGTATCAATATTCTGGCTGGCCTCCGAGAAGCTTCCGAAGAATCTGCCGCTCAGATGCAAGCTGCCCAGTCGCACCGCTCTGCAAGTGGCAAGCTCTCGAGGGCACCTAAGAAAGGTGGGGCGAAGGGTGGCTCCGCTGTGACGGCGACTACTGAGGATGTTGACGAGGTGTCTGCTGCACCGTCACCGAGAATCAGTTTGGGCCCTCGCCTCactgcgaaggagaagacgtCAAGATCTGGCAGCATCGCTACCACTCGGGAGACTTCCGTGAAAATTGAAGACGGTGCAGAGTCTGTTGCCAGCAGTGCAGACGGCACCTCCACCGCTACTGGACCCGTCAAAGGTTCTGCGAACAACAGACCTTCGAATCGTCTCGTCTTAAAGCTCAATGAAGTCGTGTTTTGTCGTCATGACATGAAGAACGCGGACCCCAAGAACCTTCCAGAGGGCGAAGGCATACTCTGTCGTGTCACAGCAGTGataggagaaggaaagcaGCGCCGTTATGAAGTGCAAGATGCGGATACTCTGGGAGagccaccgccaccacaacGAGCATCGGTCGCGCAGCTCCTTCAGATTCCAGACTCTAACAAAGGGCTACCAGACCTGCCTGCAAAGAAGCAGGTCATCGCGCAATACCCAGATACAACCACGTTTTACAAGGCTGATGTCAGCGAACCTTGGAAAGCGAAAGACCTTGGCAATGAAAAGGGAGAAATGGTGCGCCTCATCTTTcaggaggatgttgaggcTCGTGAAGTTGAACGGCGATTTGTGCTTCTAGATGGCAAATGA